In a single window of the Pseudodesulfovibrio profundus genome:
- a CDS encoding Rne/Rng family ribonuclease, with amino-acid sequence MTAVANKKRRQKMFISVLPGEQVEVVIAEEGIVNEYYVEMVHQAKTKGNIYKGYIHNIDNGLQAAFINYGAERNGFLQIDEVHPEYYMGSPATKKGQRFPLMQKVLKPGQEILVQVVKEPTGKKGAFLTTYLSLPGRSFVYTVGRSQMGVSRKIENEKERARLKKALESFDTSEGVGLIARTAAVGQSKAALGRDFKYLNRLWTDIRANAQQKKAPTVVYEELGLAARAVRDYLTTDVTEVWVDDKETYNQVKQFVKLAFPRKNNLAKLHEDHDLSLLERFNLVKQVQEIYSREASMPSGGRLVFDATEALTAIDINSGKIGGERNFQKMALKTNVEAAREIARQLRLRDIGGQVVIDFIEMKNPKDCREVEKVMRAEMKNDRARTDVSRISSFGLMELVRQRLGSSAIAISTEPCPCCKGTGIRRNMEWQALQALKDIHRDIRKPSMESVEYDCEEELAIYLLNNKRQVLAEMEEEYNKEIHIDIDYDYDD; translated from the coding sequence ATGACCGCAGTTGCCAACAAGAAACGTCGGCAGAAGATGTTCATCTCCGTATTGCCGGGGGAACAGGTTGAAGTTGTCATCGCCGAAGAAGGCATCGTCAACGAGTATTATGTAGAGATGGTGCACCAGGCCAAAACCAAGGGCAACATCTACAAAGGGTATATCCACAACATCGATAACGGGCTTCAGGCCGCGTTCATCAACTACGGAGCCGAACGAAACGGGTTCCTGCAGATTGACGAGGTCCATCCCGAATATTACATGGGCAGTCCGGCCACCAAAAAGGGCCAGCGCTTCCCGCTCATGCAGAAGGTGCTCAAGCCCGGCCAGGAAATCCTGGTGCAGGTGGTCAAGGAACCCACAGGCAAGAAAGGCGCCTTCCTCACCACGTATCTTTCTCTTCCGGGCCGCAGCTTCGTGTATACTGTCGGACGCTCCCAGATGGGTGTCTCCCGCAAAATCGAAAATGAAAAAGAGCGCGCACGACTGAAAAAAGCGTTGGAATCCTTTGATACTTCCGAGGGTGTAGGGCTGATAGCCCGTACCGCCGCAGTCGGACAGTCCAAGGCCGCTCTCGGACGCGATTTCAAGTATCTGAACAGGCTCTGGACGGACATTCGCGCCAATGCGCAGCAGAAAAAAGCGCCGACCGTCGTCTATGAAGAGCTTGGGCTGGCAGCCCGGGCTGTCCGCGATTACCTGACCACCGATGTGACCGAGGTATGGGTAGACGACAAGGAAACATACAATCAGGTTAAGCAGTTCGTGAAGCTGGCCTTCCCGCGCAAGAACAATCTGGCCAAGCTGCACGAAGACCATGATCTTTCCCTTCTTGAGCGGTTCAATCTGGTCAAGCAGGTACAGGAGATCTACTCCCGTGAGGCATCCATGCCCTCGGGCGGTCGTCTTGTATTCGATGCTACCGAAGCACTGACAGCCATTGATATCAACTCCGGTAAAATCGGTGGTGAGCGGAACTTCCAGAAGATGGCACTCAAGACCAACGTGGAGGCTGCACGTGAGATCGCCCGCCAGTTGCGCCTGCGCGATATCGGCGGACAGGTCGTTATCGACTTCATCGAGATGAAGAATCCGAAAGACTGCCGCGAAGTCGAGAAGGTCATGCGCGCTGAAATGAAGAATGATCGCGCACGAACCGATGTCAGCCGTATTTCATCCTTTGGGCTCATGGAGTTGGTGCGCCAGCGCCTTGGTTCTTCGGCCATCGCCATTTCCACGGAACCCTGTCCCTGCTGCAAGGGTACCGGCATTCGTCGCAACATGGAGTGGCAGGCTTTGCAGGCGCTTAAGGATATCCACCGCGATATTCGCAAACCGAGCATGGAATCTGTGGAATACGACTGTGAAGAGGAACTTGCCATCTATCTCCTCAACAACAAGCGACAGGTCCTTGCCGAAATGGAAGAAGAGTACAACAAGGAAATTCACATCGACATCGACTACGATTACGACGACTAG
- a CDS encoding transcription antitermination factor NusB encodes MKAHSTKPLPPARRVALEALYRCLFSKQDIQAALDVALSSGKIDPRDVGLATELCYGYLRLKGRIEYILTRFLQDPGKLPPKMRLAMGVAAYEIIFLDKVPAYASVDWAVEFSKSKPGSRLSGLFNAVLRRIADMGDEAFDKDFYRKDASLPEFLSRWYACPQWLVDMWWRAYGEERALAYLEAQLSPPAVGINLYGHPEAEEIFTELAGAPEIIDIEGMSFALPAGTSFEDEPEPPLARQSFAAREAIEALNPSLWESPVWDACAGRGGKTRILLENGLKVFASDPHKGRLSALRRELPGVETFEANAATAIPPHQPSTILLDLPCSGLGVLSRRPDTKWKRTTKDLDDLMKLQSEILDNAAHRVKRGGKIAIITCTLNPDENDHLIKAFLGHHERAELNKEWTTPPDSPLGEFFYSALLTIN; translated from the coding sequence ATGAAAGCACATTCCACCAAGCCCCTGCCTCCAGCGAGAAGGGTCGCACTCGAAGCACTTTACCGTTGCCTGTTTTCCAAGCAGGACATTCAGGCCGCCCTTGACGTGGCCCTTTCCTCCGGCAAAATCGATCCCCGCGATGTCGGGCTTGCCACTGAACTCTGTTACGGATACCTCCGGCTCAAGGGCCGCATCGAGTATATCCTGACACGGTTTCTACAGGACCCCGGCAAGCTGCCGCCCAAAATGCGACTGGCTATGGGCGTTGCGGCTTACGAGATCATTTTTCTCGACAAGGTTCCGGCCTACGCCTCTGTTGACTGGGCCGTCGAATTTTCCAAGAGCAAACCCGGCTCCCGTCTTTCCGGTCTTTTCAACGCTGTGCTCCGCCGTATCGCGGACATGGGCGACGAAGCCTTTGACAAGGATTTCTATCGCAAGGACGCCTCCCTGCCGGAATTCCTGAGCCGTTGGTACGCCTGCCCTCAGTGGCTTGTGGACATGTGGTGGAGAGCCTACGGCGAAGAAAGGGCCCTTGCCTATCTTGAAGCGCAACTGTCGCCGCCCGCCGTGGGCATCAATCTGTATGGTCACCCGGAAGCGGAAGAAATATTTACGGAACTGGCTGGCGCACCCGAGATCATAGACATCGAGGGCATGTCCTTCGCACTGCCTGCCGGTACGTCCTTTGAGGATGAGCCGGAACCGCCGCTGGCACGCCAGTCGTTTGCTGCGAGAGAAGCCATAGAGGCGCTCAATCCCTCATTGTGGGAAAGCCCGGTATGGGATGCGTGCGCCGGACGAGGCGGCAAGACCCGGATTCTGTTGGAAAATGGCTTGAAGGTTTTTGCCTCTGACCCGCACAAGGGACGCCTGTCCGCACTGCGTCGGGAACTGCCCGGTGTGGAAACATTCGAAGCCAATGCAGCGACGGCCATTCCTCCGCACCAGCCATCAACCATCCTGCTCGATCTCCCCTGCTCCGGCCTCGGCGTACTTTCCCGCCGCCCGGACACCAAGTGGAAACGGACCACCAAGGACCTTGATGACCTGATGAAACTGCAAAGCGAGATACTGGATAATGCTGCTCATCGCGTCAAACGCGGAGGCAAAATTGCCATTATCACCTGCACGCTCAATCCGGATGAAAACGATCACTTGATTAAAGCGTTTCTGGGCCACCACGAAAGAGCCGAACTGAACAAGGAATGGACGACCCCACCGGATTCACCGCTGGGAGAATTCTTCTACAGCGCCCTGTTGACGATCAATTAA
- the recQ gene encoding DNA helicase RecQ, with product MHQPHTRPPSTPNEVLSSVFGFDAFIGLQESIINNTLAGGDSLVLMPTGGGKSLCYQIPAMLRQGVGICVSPLIALMQDQVQGLTQMGVRAACLNSSLDPQSAWEVEQQLETGQLDLLYVAPERLFRPGFLDFLARCNPCLFAIDEAHCVSQWGHDFRPEYMQLSILHERFPDVPRLALTATADKPTQRDIVNNLHLGQAQVYATGFNRPNISYTVLPKNNGRKMLLQFIRDNHPGDAGIVYRLSRKKVEKTAEFLNKHGVTALPYHAGLSQAERYRNQERFMREEGVVMVATVAFGMGVDKPNVRFVCHLEPPKSLEAYHQETGRAGRDGLPASAWMCFGMQDIAVLRSMIESGEAAGTRKRVEHSKLGSMFAFLEAASCRRQALLGYFGETIEPCGNCDNCITPVDTWDGTVEAQKALSNIFRTEQRFGVNYLAHVLVGKETDQIRRFNHTELSTFGCGEELSLDQWKSVYRQLLAGGYCSVDPERFNALTLNERSWPILKGERPIRFRTDPIVPKRSKKSKPARAAAADILTNWETEELFDSLRELRLSIAEEQSVPPYAIFPDKTLLELVKYRPTSLESFGCISGVGEVKLERFGSTFLAGLHAHEEKHGRPANLAEIPSDRADKRDKQKQKKQELSATAQESLTLFREFGDVEEVASRRCLKPASIWNHLSQAVKCGKLNYRELVKLPDVEIDLIKSTLRDFKKRGILALTPVHDAFEGKYPYEVLRVIRSSANS from the coding sequence ATGCATCAGCCCCACACCCGTCCACCATCCACTCCCAATGAGGTACTGAGTTCCGTATTCGGCTTTGACGCCTTCATCGGTCTACAGGAATCCATCATCAACAACACCCTTGCGGGCGGTGACTCGCTGGTACTCATGCCCACGGGCGGAGGCAAATCCCTCTGCTATCAAATCCCTGCCATGCTCCGTCAGGGTGTCGGCATATGCGTTTCCCCGCTCATTGCCTTGATGCAGGATCAGGTGCAGGGACTGACGCAGATGGGCGTTCGCGCTGCCTGTCTCAATTCTTCCCTTGACCCACAATCGGCCTGGGAAGTGGAACAACAACTGGAAACCGGGCAACTGGACCTGCTCTATGTCGCCCCGGAACGTCTGTTCCGTCCCGGCTTTCTGGATTTTCTGGCGCGGTGCAATCCATGTCTGTTCGCCATCGACGAAGCCCACTGTGTTTCCCAATGGGGGCACGATTTCCGGCCGGAATACATGCAGTTGTCCATCCTTCATGAGCGATTCCCTGATGTTCCGCGTCTGGCCCTCACAGCCACAGCCGACAAACCGACACAACGGGATATCGTCAACAATCTGCACCTTGGTCAAGCGCAGGTCTATGCCACCGGATTCAACCGACCCAATATTTCCTACACGGTCCTGCCCAAGAACAACGGGCGCAAGATGCTCCTGCAATTTATCCGGGACAACCATCCCGGCGATGCAGGGATCGTCTACCGACTCAGCCGCAAAAAGGTTGAAAAGACCGCTGAATTTCTGAACAAGCACGGAGTGACCGCCCTCCCCTATCATGCCGGATTGTCACAGGCCGAACGGTACCGCAATCAGGAGCGGTTCATGCGGGAGGAAGGGGTGGTCATGGTGGCGACCGTGGCATTCGGCATGGGTGTGGACAAGCCCAACGTCCGTTTCGTGTGCCATCTGGAGCCGCCCAAATCGCTGGAAGCATACCATCAGGAGACAGGTCGCGCCGGACGTGACGGTCTGCCAGCCTCGGCGTGGATGTGCTTTGGCATGCAGGACATTGCCGTGCTCCGATCCATGATTGAATCCGGTGAGGCAGCAGGGACGCGCAAACGGGTGGAGCATTCCAAACTCGGCTCCATGTTCGCTTTCCTGGAAGCTGCCAGTTGCCGTCGACAGGCATTGCTCGGCTATTTTGGCGAAACCATTGAGCCGTGCGGTAATTGCGACAACTGTATCACCCCGGTGGACACCTGGGATGGGACTGTGGAAGCGCAAAAGGCCCTGTCCAACATCTTTCGTACCGAACAGCGATTCGGCGTCAACTATCTGGCTCATGTTCTTGTGGGCAAGGAAACCGATCAGATTCGGCGCTTCAACCACACCGAGCTGTCCACCTTCGGGTGTGGCGAAGAGTTGAGCCTGGACCAGTGGAAATCCGTGTATCGGCAGCTACTGGCCGGTGGGTATTGCTCGGTGGACCCTGAACGATTCAACGCTCTGACGCTCAATGAACGCTCGTGGCCCATACTCAAAGGCGAGCGCCCCATCCGCTTCCGCACCGACCCCATCGTGCCCAAGCGCTCGAAAAAGTCCAAACCGGCGAGAGCTGCCGCTGCCGATATCCTGACCAACTGGGAAACAGAAGAACTGTTCGATTCCCTACGCGAACTCAGGCTCTCCATTGCAGAAGAGCAGTCTGTTCCTCCTTACGCTATCTTTCCGGACAAGACGCTGTTGGAACTGGTCAAATACCGTCCCACCTCGCTGGAGTCATTTGGCTGCATTTCCGGTGTCGGCGAGGTCAAGCTGGAGCGATTCGGCTCCACGTTCCTTGCCGGTCTGCATGCCCACGAAGAAAAGCACGGCAGACCCGCCAACCTGGCTGAAATTCCTTCGGACAGAGCGGACAAGAGAGATAAGCAGAAACAGAAGAAGCAGGAATTATCCGCCACAGCCCAGGAGTCGCTGACCCTGTTCAGAGAATTCGGTGATGTGGAGGAAGTAGCCAGCCGCCGCTGCCTCAAGCCCGCATCCATTTGGAATCATCTTTCCCAGGCAGTCAAATGCGGCAAGCTGAATTACCGGGAGCTGGTCAAGCTGCCAGATGTTGAAATCGACTTGATCAAATCCACATTGCGCGACTTCAAGAAACGGGGAATTCTCGCCCTGACACCCGTACATGATGCCTTTGAGGGCAAGTATCCATACGAAGTGCTGCGTGTCATCCGCTCCAGCGCCAACAGCTAA
- a CDS encoding amidohydrolase family protein: MTVSRRHFLAAMAGLAILPASARSATHSDAPFALAGTVFTGEDKPPLHDHAVVVHGTRIVDVVPIHSANIPRTITVPNAFIMPGVINCHVHGLHSPKERRERWLQHGVTAIGDVGSPLKAISALTQTPTGQTATAACSGPILCPPGGYPLPVHDNRYGLVVTSPQHGREQVRRLADLGATMIKLAFEPGPNRKPWPMLDAATAKALCNQARSLGLVIRCHVEDIGGLGKALNAGVDTIEHVPHRWLRNGVPHPILDRQGLPISPYRKLLDRMVKNGIILTPTQDVLSRSMWSGPELSAPVQYFNQLNGDIAVGNDFPYRRTEAGMPSKECTLLQSGGLSNHRILQGATRVAARACGFKDRGTIRAGNSADLLLFSGSPLSDLAQLTSPELIIKDGQRIIPA, translated from the coding sequence ATGACTGTTTCCCGAAGACACTTTCTCGCTGCCATGGCCGGGCTTGCCATACTGCCCGCATCAGCCCGTTCAGCGACACATTCTGACGCTCCCTTTGCGCTGGCCGGCACTGTTTTCACGGGAGAAGACAAACCACCTCTTCATGACCATGCCGTTGTCGTTCACGGTACCCGTATCGTCGACGTTGTCCCGATCCACTCCGCGAATATACCACGGACAATCACTGTCCCGAATGCCTTCATCATGCCAGGGGTCATCAACTGCCACGTCCACGGCCTGCACTCGCCAAAGGAGCGACGTGAGCGCTGGCTGCAGCATGGCGTCACAGCCATCGGCGATGTCGGCTCTCCACTGAAAGCCATCAGCGCCCTGACGCAAACACCCACAGGGCAAACCGCCACGGCAGCCTGCTCTGGACCAATACTCTGTCCGCCCGGAGGCTATCCCCTGCCAGTGCATGACAACAGGTACGGGCTGGTCGTGACTTCTCCTCAACATGGTCGGGAGCAGGTCCGGCGACTGGCCGACCTCGGGGCTACCATGATCAAGCTCGCTTTTGAGCCGGGTCCCAACAGGAAACCATGGCCCATGCTCGATGCCGCCACAGCCAAGGCCTTATGCAATCAGGCAAGAAGCTTGGGGCTGGTCATCCGTTGTCATGTGGAGGATATCGGAGGTTTGGGAAAGGCGCTCAATGCGGGAGTTGATACGATAGAACATGTACCGCACCGATGGTTGCGTAACGGCGTCCCCCATCCAATCCTCGACCGGCAGGGGCTACCGATCTCACCCTATCGAAAACTGTTGGACCGGATGGTCAAAAATGGAATCATACTGACACCAACACAGGATGTCCTTTCGCGCTCCATGTGGAGTGGGCCTGAATTATCGGCTCCGGTCCAGTACTTCAATCAGCTTAACGGTGATATCGCTGTTGGCAACGACTTCCCGTATCGACGCACTGAAGCAGGCATGCCCAGCAAGGAATGCACCCTCTTGCAGTCTGGAGGTTTATCCAACCACCGTATCCTGCAGGGAGCCACCCGCGTCGCGGCCCGAGCCTGTGGATTCAAGGACAGAGGAACCATACGCGCTGGCAACTCCGCCGACCTGCTGCTCTTCTCCGGCTCACCACTCAGCGACCTCGCTCAACTCACCTCCCCGGAACTGATCATCAAAGACGGGCAGCGGATCATTCCCGCATGA
- a CDS encoding EAL and HDOD domain-containing protein, with the protein MSEERAYESIFIARQPVFDERNKTWGYLLLFRDSDDADRAIFTDNSEATMNLVANLPLCGGIAGQKARQMIHFTPDDIRRGTHNAVPWSNTVLILEETAKVDHNLLDMLRNIQSDGYEIAVNNFEGKPGCEPLAEIADILIVDISGKEEADLQLITAKAQKFGSPQLIAKRVENAEELKKAQDTGFHLFHGFFFKHPATESGRKIPSSKATRLKLFEIIEKDEPDFDALTSAIEADVAISYRLLNFLNSANFSFATTITSIRQAVVLAGWKPIRNWLRLIILTDITPSEKSQELAYISAHRAKLFETAALGGGYEEESDRLFMLGLFSLLDAMLDSDMSSIVEHLPVDDKVKDALCGKQNQFAIWLDLTRAIEHSDWDEVGKKAKELNLLPGTVAVSYQHAFTWADAFFSPDPKEPIQ; encoded by the coding sequence ATGAGCGAAGAAAGAGCCTACGAATCCATTTTTATTGCCCGGCAGCCGGTTTTCGACGAACGGAACAAGACATGGGGTTACCTGCTTCTGTTTCGGGATAGCGATGATGCCGATCGTGCCATTTTCACCGACAACTCCGAAGCGACCATGAACCTCGTGGCCAATCTTCCGCTTTGTGGCGGTATTGCGGGGCAAAAAGCGCGGCAGATGATCCACTTCACACCCGATGATATTCGGCGTGGGACGCATAATGCCGTACCCTGGTCCAACACGGTGCTCATCCTCGAGGAGACCGCCAAGGTGGACCACAATTTGCTGGATATGCTCCGTAACATCCAGTCGGACGGGTATGAGATCGCCGTCAACAACTTCGAAGGGAAGCCCGGCTGTGAGCCCCTTGCGGAAATCGCCGACATCCTCATCGTAGATATCAGCGGCAAGGAAGAGGCCGATCTCCAGCTCATTACGGCCAAAGCACAGAAATTCGGCTCTCCACAGCTCATCGCCAAACGGGTGGAGAACGCCGAAGAGCTGAAAAAAGCGCAGGACACCGGATTTCATCTGTTCCACGGCTTTTTCTTCAAGCACCCGGCCACGGAATCCGGCCGCAAGATCCCGTCTTCCAAAGCGACCCGTCTCAAACTGTTTGAAATCATCGAGAAAGACGAACCGGATTTTGACGCGCTGACCTCAGCCATCGAGGCAGATGTCGCCATCAGCTACCGGCTTCTCAATTTCCTGAATTCGGCAAATTTCAGTTTCGCAACCACCATCACTTCCATTCGTCAGGCCGTTGTGCTGGCCGGTTGGAAGCCCATTCGCAACTGGTTGCGACTCATCATTCTCACGGACATCACGCCTTCTGAAAAAAGTCAGGAGCTGGCGTATATATCGGCTCACAGGGCCAAGCTGTTTGAAACCGCAGCCCTTGGTGGTGGATATGAGGAAGAGTCGGACAGGTTGTTCATGCTCGGTCTCTTCTCACTCCTCGACGCCATGCTCGATTCCGACATGAGTTCCATCGTCGAACACCTACCGGTAGACGACAAGGTCAAAGACGCTCTGTGCGGTAAACAGAACCAGTTTGCCATTTGGCTCGACCTGACCCGCGCTATCGAGCATTCCGACTGGGATGAGGTCGGCAAAAAAGCCAAAGAGCTGAACCTGTTGCCAGGAACCGTAGCTGTCAGCTACCAGCACGCTTTCACCTGGGCAGACGCATTCTTCTCCCCTGATCCCAAAGAACCTATCCAATAG
- a CDS encoding 2-amino-3,7-dideoxy-D-threo-hept-6-ulosonate synthase, giving the protein MHTGKAIRLERIFNRNTQKTIIVPMDHGVTVGPIAGLEKMRDTVTNLVAGGANAGLVHKGQVQLGHRMQGRDFGCIVHLSAGTTLSPFPNVKRLVTTVEEAIRLGADGVSVHVNLGDETEGQMLSDLGSVAASASEWGMPLLAMVYARGPKVSDEYDPEVVKHCARVGAELGADVVKVNYTGDFESFSKVVECAGIPVVIAGGAKLDSTRDFLDMVRIAIDAGAAGLSVGRNVFQHNDPTRLVEVLNRIVHMDMPVDEALAGYDDVL; this is encoded by the coding sequence ATGCACACTGGCAAAGCCATTCGTTTGGAAAGAATATTCAACCGAAACACGCAAAAGACCATCATCGTCCCCATGGATCATGGTGTGACAGTCGGTCCCATCGCCGGACTGGAGAAGATGCGTGATACGGTCACCAATCTTGTGGCCGGTGGTGCCAACGCAGGGTTGGTCCACAAAGGTCAGGTCCAGTTGGGACACCGCATGCAGGGCCGTGATTTCGGGTGTATTGTCCACCTGTCTGCCGGTACTACGCTGTCGCCGTTTCCCAACGTCAAACGTCTGGTTACTACCGTGGAAGAGGCCATTCGCCTCGGGGCTGACGGCGTCAGTGTCCATGTGAACCTCGGTGACGAGACCGAAGGGCAGATGCTCAGCGATCTGGGCAGCGTGGCCGCTTCCGCTTCGGAGTGGGGCATGCCGCTGCTGGCAATGGTCTATGCACGAGGCCCGAAGGTCAGTGATGAGTATGACCCTGAGGTGGTAAAGCATTGCGCTCGTGTCGGCGCTGAATTGGGGGCTGATGTCGTCAAGGTCAATTATACTGGTGACTTTGAGTCCTTCTCGAAAGTGGTTGAGTGTGCCGGAATCCCGGTGGTTATCGCCGGAGGTGCCAAGCTGGACTCGACCCGCGATTTTCTCGATATGGTTCGCATCGCCATTGATGCCGGGGCCGCCGGACTTTCTGTCGGCCGCAATGTGTTCCAGCATAATGATCCGACCCGTCTTGTCGAAGTCCTCAACCGCATCGTTCACATGGACATGCCGGTTGATGAAGCCCTGGCTGGCTACGACGACGTTTTATAG
- a CDS encoding IS5 family transposase: protein MLLFLHPKEEGMAIRQKGPRLGDYFLGHRRTKTTFLDEINELIDWQPINAFLCKKIRRKANAVGNPAYPPLAMFKILLLQRWYNLSDPGVEQALLDRLSFVRFTGFSIEDDVPDETTICRFRNGLIRLKVLDSLLDMLNRQLEGQGLLVREGAVVDASVVESQRRPRKVIDVMPEDRSEDAEEQDGPVDCRVSYSDDEEAAWLRKRNRAYYGYKLHAATDSRDGFLLCGHITPANHSDTGEFERLVNGVGLDPGARVYADKGYCSGKNRDILFDRDLEDGTMDKTPRGGRLTDFEKTRNRDISSIRQIVERAFGTLKRGYAFFRSRYVGREKVEGEFHILAMAFNLKKAVRLARA, encoded by the coding sequence ATGCTATTATTTCTCCATCCAAAGGAGGAAGGCATGGCTATTCGGCAGAAAGGACCTCGGTTGGGTGATTACTTCCTGGGGCACCGCAGAACCAAGACCACATTTCTGGATGAGATCAACGAACTCATCGACTGGCAGCCCATCAACGCCTTTCTGTGCAAGAAGATCAGGCGCAAGGCCAACGCCGTGGGCAATCCCGCCTATCCGCCTCTGGCGATGTTCAAGATTCTGCTCTTGCAGCGTTGGTACAACCTGAGTGATCCGGGCGTGGAGCAGGCGCTGCTCGACCGGCTCTCCTTTGTCAGATTTACCGGTTTTTCCATCGAGGACGACGTGCCGGACGAGACCACCATATGCCGTTTCCGTAACGGTTTGATCCGCCTGAAGGTGCTGGACTCCTTGCTCGACATGCTTAACCGCCAGCTTGAAGGACAAGGGCTTCTTGTCCGTGAGGGAGCCGTGGTGGACGCCTCGGTAGTCGAGTCGCAGCGGCGGCCGCGCAAGGTTATCGACGTGATGCCTGAGGACCGTTCCGAGGACGCCGAAGAACAGGATGGGCCGGTGGACTGCCGGGTCAGCTATTCGGATGACGAGGAGGCGGCCTGGCTCCGCAAGAGAAATCGGGCCTATTACGGCTACAAGCTCCATGCCGCGACGGACAGTCGAGACGGGTTTCTGCTCTGTGGTCACATCACTCCCGCGAACCATTCGGACACGGGCGAATTCGAGCGGCTCGTGAATGGCGTCGGCCTTGATCCCGGCGCACGGGTTTATGCGGACAAGGGCTATTGCAGCGGGAAGAACCGGGACATTCTGTTTGATCGCGATTTGGAGGACGGAACCATGGACAAGACGCCTCGTGGCGGCAGGCTGACAGACTTCGAAAAGACCCGCAACCGTGACATCAGCAGCATTCGGCAAATAGTCGAGCGGGCCTTCGGCACACTCAAACGTGGCTACGCATTCTTTCGGTCCCGATACGTGGGTCGTGAGAAGGTGGAGGGAGAGTTCCACATCCTCGCCATGGCGTTCAATTTGAAAAAAGCTGTTCGACTGGCGCGAGCCTGA